Proteins encoded by one window of Fusobacterium mortiferum ATCC 9817:
- the asnS gene encoding asparagine--tRNA ligase, translating into MKKVTVKSLYRETEKYLDQEVIINGWVKKIRDQKNFGFIEVNDGSFFKGVQVVFDTRLSNFEEISRLSIISSIEVKGKLVKSQGAGQAFEIMAEEINVFQKADLEYPLQNKRHTFEYLRTKAHLRPRTNTFSAVFRVRSVVAYAIHKFFQENGFVYVHTPIITGSDCEGAGEMFRVTTLDLNNLPKKEDGTVDNSKDFFGKETNLTVSGQLSGETFCSAFRNIYTFGPTFRAENSNTARHASEFWMIEPEIAFADLEANMELAESMVKYIIKFVMDECPEEMEFFNNFIEKGLFDKLNNVLNSDFGRLTYTEAIDILLKSGKKFDYPVEWGIDLQSEHERYLAEEYFKKPVFLTDYPKDIKAFYMKLNPDGKTVRAMDLLAPGIGEIIGGSQREDSLEILENRITELGMKPEDYEFYLDLRRFGSFPHSGYGLGFERIIMYITGMTNIRDVIPFPRTPNNAEF; encoded by the coding sequence ATGAAAAAAGTTACAGTAAAATCTCTATACAGAGAGACAGAAAAATACCTAGACCAAGAAGTTATAATAAATGGTTGGGTAAAAAAGATAAGAGACCAAAAGAACTTTGGATTTATTGAAGTAAATGATGGTTCTTTTTTCAAAGGAGTACAAGTTGTATTTGATACAAGACTTAGTAACTTTGAAGAGATCTCTCGTCTATCTATAATATCTTCAATAGAGGTAAAAGGAAAATTAGTAAAATCACAAGGAGCTGGACAAGCTTTTGAAATAATGGCTGAAGAGATAAATGTATTCCAAAAGGCTGACTTAGAATATCCTTTACAAAATAAAAGACATACTTTTGAATATTTAAGAACAAAAGCTCACTTAAGACCAAGAACAAACACTTTCTCAGCAGTATTTAGAGTAAGGTCAGTAGTAGCTTATGCTATACACAAATTCTTCCAAGAGAATGGATTTGTTTATGTACATACTCCAATCATAACAGGTTCTGACTGTGAGGGAGCAGGAGAGATGTTTAGAGTAACTACTCTAGATTTAAACAATCTACCTAAAAAAGAAGATGGAACAGTAGATAACTCTAAAGACTTCTTTGGAAAAGAAACTAATTTAACTGTAAGTGGGCAATTAAGTGGAGAAACTTTCTGTTCAGCATTTAGAAATATATATACATTTGGACCTACATTTAGAGCAGAGAACTCTAATACAGCTAGACACGCTTCTGAGTTCTGGATGATAGAGCCTGAAATTGCTTTTGCTGATTTAGAGGCAAATATGGAACTAGCTGAATCAATGGTTAAGTATATAATCAAATTTGTAATGGACGAGTGTCCAGAAGAGATGGAATTCTTCAATAACTTCATTGAAAAAGGATTATTTGACAAATTAAATAATGTATTAAATAGTGACTTTGGAAGATTAACATATACAGAAGCAATAGATATACTATTAAAATCTGGTAAGAAATTTGACTATCCAGTTGAATGGGGAATTGACTTACAAAGTGAACATGAGAGATATTTAGCTGAAGAGTATTTCAAAAAGCCGGTATTCTTAACTGATTATCCTAAAGATATCAAAGCTTTCTATATGAAACTTAATCCAGATGGAAAAACTGTAAGAGCTATGGATCTATTAGCACCAGGAATTGGAGAGATAATAGGAGGTTCTCAAAGAGAGGATAGCTTAGAGATACTAGAAAATAGAATAACTGAATTAGGAATGAAACCAGAGGATTATGAATTCTATCTAGATTTAAGAAGATTTGGAAGTTTCCCACACTCTGGATATGGACTAGGATTTGAGAGAATTATAATGTATATAACAGGAATGACTAATATCCGTGATGTAATTCCTTTCCCTAGAACACCAAATAATGCTGAATTCTAA
- the thiM gene encoding hydroxyethylthiazole kinase: MNKIDYSVYLVTDRDILQGRDLCEAVEESILGGATVVQLREKYISFEEFVKLGKKLHKITQKYNIPLIINDNVDVAIEVGAEGVHVGQGDEELSKVRAKIGDKIIGVSVENVEEALIAQEGGADYLGIGSIFYTGSKKDINIPIGLEGLKKIVESVNIPNVAIGGIHLDNVREVMKTKTDGVAVISEILGKEDIKEATAILKNYVKEGIKMNNFAKVISEIREKKPIVYQITNTVTINDCANVTLAIGASPIMSFCEDELEDVLSFASALVINIGTMDKSMRKIVVKAGKIANKLGKPVILDPVGAGATQARKELVEKLLEKVKFAVIKGNVAEIKAIYGMKNESNRGVDSVESSDNIEEIAKELAIKYNCVIAATGKVDLVTDGKRVAKIENGDIVLGSVTGTGCMTGALIGSACGATEDYFTGAITMISTMGIAGEKAKLQGNGNGSFRQIIMDTVYQMNEEEFLNSAKIRVE, from the coding sequence ATGAATAAAATAGATTATTCAGTTTATTTAGTTACTGATAGAGATATACTACAAGGTAGAGATTTATGTGAAGCTGTAGAAGAAAGTATATTAGGAGGAGCTACAGTAGTACAACTCAGAGAGAAATATATATCTTTTGAAGAGTTTGTTAAACTTGGAAAAAAATTACATAAAATCACTCAAAAATATAATATTCCATTGATAATAAATGATAATGTTGATGTTGCTATTGAAGTAGGAGCTGAGGGAGTTCATGTAGGACAAGGAGATGAGGAGCTTTCTAAAGTTCGTGCTAAGATAGGAGATAAAATAATTGGAGTATCAGTAGAAAATGTTGAAGAAGCTTTGATAGCTCAAGAGGGTGGAGCTGATTATCTTGGTATAGGAAGTATCTTCTATACAGGTAGTAAAAAGGATATAAATATTCCTATTGGACTAGAGGGACTTAAAAAAATTGTTGAAAGTGTAAATATTCCAAATGTAGCAATAGGAGGAATACACCTTGATAATGTAAGAGAAGTTATGAAAACTAAAACTGATGGGGTAGCTGTTATATCTGAAATATTAGGAAAGGAAGACATAAAAGAAGCAACTGCTATATTAAAAAATTATGTAAAAGAAGGGATTAAAATGAATAATTTTGCAAAAGTAATATCTGAGATAAGAGAGAAAAAACCTATAGTTTATCAAATAACTAATACAGTAACAATCAATGATTGTGCTAATGTTACATTAGCAATAGGAGCTTCACCTATCATGTCATTTTGTGAAGATGAATTAGAAGATGTACTATCTTTTGCTTCAGCTCTTGTAATCAATATTGGAACTATGGATAAAAGTATGAGAAAGATAGTAGTAAAAGCTGGTAAAATTGCCAATAAACTTGGAAAACCCGTTATCCTTGACCCTGTTGGAGCTGGAGCTACTCAAGCTAGAAAAGAGTTAGTAGAAAAATTATTAGAAAAGGTAAAATTTGCAGTAATTAAAGGAAATGTAGCTGAAATCAAAGCTATCTATGGAATGAAAAATGAGAGTAATAGAGGAGTTGACTCAGTAGAAAGCTCTGATAATATAGAAGAAATAGCTAAAGAATTGGCAATAAAATATAACTGTGTAATAGCTGCAACTGGAAAAGTAGATTTAGTAACTGATGGTAAAAGAGTAGCTAAAATAGAAAATGGAGATATTGTATTAGGTAGTGTTACAGGAACTGGTTGTATGACTGGTGCTCTTATTGGTTCTGCTTGTGGGGCTACTGAAGATTACTTTACTGGGGCTATAACTATGATATCTACTATGGGAATAGCTGGAGAAAAGGCTAAACTTCAAGGTAATGGAAATGGAAGTTTTAGACAAATAATTATGGACACTGTTTACCAAATGAATGAAGAGGAGTTCTTAAACAGTGCTAAAATAAGAGTTGAATAA
- a CDS encoding tyrosine-type recombinase/integrase, with translation MKNGNGTGNIYKMKDKSRKPRAVRVTTRYTLDCKQIRKYIGTYETKREAQESLFEYLKNPKLYKKITFKEITDLWFESYKKKIGSPKTLETNKYRLRFLEPLNDMQITDIKLYHLQKLIDEIDTSWSFKNGCKSVLNMIFEYAFKNDFISTNKVKFIELGKKEKVIERKIFTQKEIEILWENLNSKTYHGKYTYIILILIYTGMRIGELFNLKTEDIDLENRTIKVRVSKTSAGVRTIPIFSKIFNLFKDNLIIGQEYFVKGDTTTQLSYATFKPRFKKLLKELGIQEHTIHDTRHTFATMLNNANANSTSIIRLIGHSNFSTTENIYTHKDTEELRKAMELLN, from the coding sequence ATGAAAAATGGAAATGGTACAGGAAATATATATAAAATGAAAGATAAAAGTAGAAAACCTAGGGCTGTTAGAGTAACTACTAGATATACTCTTGATTGCAAACAGATTAGAAAATATATTGGAACTTATGAAACTAAAAGAGAAGCACAAGAAAGTTTATTTGAATATTTAAAGAATCCAAAATTATATAAAAAAATAACTTTTAAAGAAATTACAGATTTATGGTTTGAAAGCTATAAGAAAAAAATAGGTAGTCCTAAAACTTTAGAAACAAATAAATATAGACTAAGATTTTTAGAGCCATTAAATGACATGCAGATTACGGATATAAAATTATACCATTTGCAAAAATTGATAGATGAAATTGATACTTCTTGGAGTTTTAAAAATGGCTGTAAAAGTGTATTGAATATGATATTTGAATATGCCTTTAAAAATGATTTTATTTCTACTAATAAAGTAAAATTTATAGAATTAGGTAAGAAAGAAAAAGTAATAGAGAGAAAAATATTTACACAAAAAGAAATTGAGATTTTGTGGGAAAATCTTAATTCTAAAACTTATCATGGTAAATATACTTATATAATATTAATACTAATTTATACTGGAATGAGAATAGGAGAGCTTTTTAATTTAAAGACAGAAGATATTGATTTAGAAAATAGAACTATTAAAGTTAGAGTAAGTAAAACTTCTGCTGGTGTAAGAACTATACCAATTTTTAGTAAAATTTTCAATCTTTTCAAAGATAACCTGATTATTGGACAAGAGTATTTTGTAAAAGGAGATACAACTACTCAATTGAGTTATGCAACTTTTAAACCAAGATTTAAGAAATTATTAAAAGAGCTAGGAATACAAGAACATACAATTCATGATACAAGACATACTTTTGCTACAATGTTGAATAATGCTAATGCTAACTCAACTTCAATAATTAGATTAATAGGTCATAGTAACTTTTCTACTACAGAAAATATTTATACTCATAAAGATACTGAGGAGCTTAGAAAAGCTATGGAGTTACTCAATTAA
- a CDS encoding toxin-antitoxin system YwqK family antitoxin produces the protein MKYLIILLSLFIVGCSNLSKERVYYSNGNLKSEISTDNNSVKNGPILNYFEDGRVAVKGYFKDDKRDKKWYFYDENTGNISAIETYKDGELEGEQLYYYPNGKLKLKGSYKDNIRIGFWQMYDEDGKLTVQNIFLDGEKVISVALFQENGNLLCSGLTKNGLRDGIWQYYDESGILLYDVEYVSGIRDGEWKAYDKAGNIIATGYYNEGVILGLD, from the coding sequence ATGAAATACTTAATAATATTACTATCTTTATTTATAGTAGGTTGTAGTAATCTTTCAAAAGAGAGAGTATATTACTCAAATGGAAATTTAAAAAGTGAGATATCAACTGATAATAATAGTGTTAAAAATGGTCCTATTTTAAATTATTTTGAAGATGGAAGAGTTGCTGTAAAAGGTTATTTTAAAGATGATAAAAGAGATAAAAAATGGTATTTTTATGATGAAAATACAGGAAATATTTCAGCTATTGAAACTTATAAAGATGGAGAGCTAGAGGGAGAACAATTATATTATTATCCAAATGGAAAATTAAAGCTCAAGGGAAGTTATAAAGATAATATTCGTATTGGATTTTGGCAGATGTATGATGAAGATGGAAAATTAACTGTTCAAAATATATTTTTAGATGGAGAAAAAGTAATAAGTGTAGCCCTTTTTCAAGAAAATGGGAATTTGCTATGCTCAGGTCTTACAAAAAATGGTTTACGTGATGGGATTTGGCAATACTATGATGAGAGTGGGATATTACTTTATGATGTAGAGTATGTATCTGGAATACGTGATGGTGAGTGGAAGGCTTATGATAAAGCTGGGAATATAATTGCTACTGGATATTATAATGAAGGAGTTATTTTAGGACTAGATTAA
- the thiD gene encoding bifunctional hydroxymethylpyrimidine kinase/phosphomethylpyrimidine kinase, with protein MKKVLTIAGSDSCGGAGIQADLKAMSAVGVYGMSVITAVTAQNTMGVFAIQDISKEVIEKQIEVIYEDIEVSSVKVGMLSSCEIIDNVEKMLLKYKAKNIVLDPVIFSKSNFKLLQDDAVERLKRFLRIGDLTTPNIPEAEILSGMKITNKEEMILAGKKIKELGVKNVLVKGGSRVADCLDIFIGEDGNIIELQGEMTVTNNTHGTGCTLSSAIASYMGKDYSIEESVRLGKNYITQAIKNSFAIGHGVGPVGHFVELYKKAGVDYE; from the coding sequence ATGAAAAAAGTTTTAACTATAGCAGGCTCTGATTCTTGTGGTGGAGCAGGAATCCAAGCTGATTTAAAAGCTATGAGTGCTGTTGGAGTTTATGGTATGAGTGTAATAACAGCTGTTACAGCTCAAAATACTATGGGAGTTTTTGCCATTCAAGATATATCTAAAGAAGTGATTGAAAAACAGATAGAAGTAATCTATGAAGATATTGAAGTATCTAGTGTAAAAGTAGGTATGCTTTCTAGTTGTGAGATAATAGATAATGTAGAAAAGATGCTTTTAAAATACAAAGCAAAAAATATAGTATTAGACCCAGTAATTTTTTCAAAAAGTAACTTTAAATTATTACAAGATGATGCAGTAGAAAGATTAAAAAGATTTTTAAGAATAGGAGATTTAACTACTCCTAATATACCTGAGGCTGAAATTTTATCAGGAATGAAAATTACTAACAAAGAGGAAATGATACTTGCTGGTAAAAAAATAAAAGAACTAGGAGTTAAAAATGTATTAGTTAAAGGTGGTAGTAGAGTAGCTGATTGTTTAGATATATTTATAGGGGAAGATGGAAATATAATAGAGCTACAAGGAGAGATGACAGTTACTAACAATACTCATGGAACTGGTTGTACTCTTTCTTCAGCTATAGCTTCATATATGGGAAAAGATTATAGTATTGAAGAGAGTGTTAGACTTGGAAAAAACTATATAACTCAAGCTATTAAAAACTCTTTTGCAATAGGACATGGAGTAGGACCAGTAGGACATTTTGTAGAATTATATAAAAAGGCTGGTGTAGACTATGAATAA
- the fabG gene encoding 3-oxoacyl-[acyl-carrier-protein] reductase, with amino-acid sequence MDRLKGKVALVTGSARGIGRAIVEKFAGEGAAMVISCDMGPAEYTQENVRHEILNVTDREAIKTFVKQIVAEYGKIDILVNNAGITKDNFLVRMSEDQWDAVIDVNLKGVFNMTQAVAPVMTKNKSGSIITLSSVVGVYGNACQTNYAATKGGVISMSKSWAKELTRKGAQVRANCIAPGFISSAMTDALPEEVVAKMLERTPLGRLGTVDDIANTALFLASDESSYITGQVIEVTGGMTL; translated from the coding sequence GTGGATAGACTAAAAGGTAAAGTTGCACTAGTAACAGGAAGTGCCAGAGGAATAGGAAGAGCAATAGTTGAAAAATTTGCTGGAGAGGGAGCAGCTATGGTAATATCTTGTGATATGGGACCAGCTGAGTATACTCAAGAAAATGTAAGACATGAGATTTTAAACGTTACAGATAGAGAAGCAATAAAAACATTTGTTAAACAAATAGTAGCTGAGTATGGAAAAATAGATATTCTTGTAAATAATGCTGGAATAACTAAAGATAACTTCTTAGTAAGAATGTCAGAAGATCAATGGGACGCTGTTATAGATGTAAACTTAAAAGGAGTTTTCAATATGACTCAAGCAGTAGCTCCAGTTATGACAAAAAATAAATCTGGTTCTATAATTACTCTTTCATCAGTAGTAGGAGTATATGGAAACGCTTGCCAAACTAACTATGCAGCTACAAAAGGTGGAGTAATCTCTATGAGTAAATCATGGGCAAAAGAATTAACTAGAAAAGGAGCTCAAGTAAGAGCTAACTGTATAGCACCAGGATTCATTTCAAGTGCAATGACAGACGCATTACCTGAAGAAGTAGTAGCAAAAATGTTAGAAAGAACTCCATTAGGAAGATTAGGAACTGTTGATGATATAGCTAACACAGCTTTATTCTTAGCAAGTGATGAGTCATCATATATCACTGGACAAGTTATAGAAGTTACTGGTGGAATGACTTTATAG
- a CDS encoding DUF896 domain-containing protein, producing MEMKDIIAKVNYFSKIARERELTEAEKEERQKYRQMYLEQFKAQVRGHLDNIKIVDGEVKNDSKFKII from the coding sequence ATGGAAATGAAAGATATCATAGCTAAAGTTAATTATTTTTCAAAAATTGCTAGAGAAAGAGAGTTGACAGAGGCTGAAAAAGAAGAGAGACAAAAATACAGACAGATGTATTTAGAGCAATTTAAAGCTCAAGTTAGAGGACATCTAGATAATATTAAAATAGTAGATGGAGAAGTTAAAAACGATAGTAAATTTAAGATAATATAA
- a CDS encoding PdaC/SigV domain-containing protein, translating to MKKFFYILALSLAIFVTGCEKGTTLSSSSVEVVSSNSKNKGEFYSYDINIPQIKDETSEDFTYFNLTMQENMRYIIENLSGKKDDGGIQEAYISFKNNENSFGILSISILTNIYTGGAHFINSLESYNFNLKDKTILSLDKIFKDEAIEYFNMRINDMIKNKDRVLNTQGVEVIFFDNAEADINNAILSFEGDYIVFTFTEYDLTPYSSGMPVFKFNKKDIKKYLNF from the coding sequence ATGAAAAAGTTTTTTTATATTTTAGCTCTTTCTTTAGCAATATTTGTAACAGGTTGTGAAAAAGGCACAACTCTATCTAGTTCTAGTGTGGAAGTAGTATCTTCTAATTCTAAAAATAAAGGGGAGTTTTATAGCTATGATATAAATATTCCTCAAATCAAAGATGAAACAAGTGAAGATTTTACATATTTTAATCTTACTATGCAGGAGAATATGAGATATATAATAGAAAATCTTTCTGGTAAAAAAGATGATGGTGGAATTCAAGAAGCTTATATCTCTTTTAAAAATAATGAGAATAGCTTTGGAATACTGTCTATTTCAATTTTAACTAATATTTATACTGGTGGAGCTCACTTTATTAATAGTTTAGAAAGTTATAATTTTAATTTAAAAGATAAAACTATTTTAAGTTTAGATAAGATTTTTAAAGATGAAGCTATAGAGTATTTTAATATGAGAATAAATGATATGATTAAAAATAAAGATAGAGTTTTAAACACTCAAGGAGTAGAAGTTATATTCTTTGACAATGCTGAAGCTGATATAAATAATGCTATTTTATCTTTTGAGGGAGATTATATTGTATTTACTTTTACAGAATATGATCTAACACCATATTCAAGTGGTATGCCTGTATTTAAATTCAATAAAAAAGATATAAAAAAATATTTAAATTTTTAA
- the dinB gene encoding DNA polymerase IV, protein MNKLIMHYDMDCFYASIEIRDNPKYQGLPLVVGGGVVTTASYEARKYGIYSAMSTFEAKKLCPNLLIVPVNKDKYIRVSQKIQNLVLKITEKVEFIALDEGYVDISEIAPKFSSLEEFAEKFKKRIKYHTGLTCSVGIGINKLSAKIASGINKPGGKYIFNSQIEFVNFLKNKDIKIIQGVGNKLKELLNKEGINKVEDLYNYSLNELINKYGKSRGELLYLSCRGIDYSEIEYQRATHSIGNENTYRFPLSSEGNILKELEEIFNYSYERLVKKEFITKTIILKIKFANGELITRSKTFTIPTDDKQILYESIENLFENININSPIKLLGVSFGNLTKKSIRQLSFF, encoded by the coding sequence ATGAATAAATTAATTATGCACTATGATATGGACTGTTTTTATGCTTCTATTGAGATAAGAGATAATCCAAAATATCAAGGACTCCCTCTAGTAGTAGGTGGCGGAGTAGTTACGACAGCTAGTTATGAAGCAAGAAAATATGGTATTTATTCTGCTATGAGTACATTTGAAGCAAAGAAGTTGTGTCCTAATCTTCTTATTGTCCCTGTTAATAAAGATAAATATATTAGAGTTTCTCAAAAGATTCAAAACTTAGTTTTAAAAATAACAGAAAAAGTAGAGTTTATTGCTTTAGATGAAGGGTATGTAGATATTTCAGAAATTGCACCAAAATTTTCTTCATTAGAAGAGTTTGCTGAAAAATTTAAAAAAAGGATAAAATATCATACAGGTTTAACTTGTTCTGTGGGAATAGGAATAAATAAATTAAGTGCAAAAATAGCTAGTGGAATAAATAAACCAGGAGGAAAATATATTTTTAACTCACAGATAGAATTTGTTAATTTTTTAAAAAATAAAGATATAAAGATTATTCAAGGAGTAGGAAATAAATTAAAAGAACTACTAAATAAAGAGGGAATAAATAAAGTAGAAGATTTGTATAATTATTCTTTAAATGAATTAATAAATAAATATGGAAAATCAAGAGGAGAATTACTATATCTTTCCTGTCGTGGGATAGATTATAGTGAGATAGAATATCAAAGAGCTACTCATTCAATTGGAAATGAAAATACTTATAGGTTTCCACTAAGTTCAGAGGGAAATATTTTAAAGGAATTAGAGGAGATATTTAATTATTCTTATGAAAGATTAGTTAAAAAGGAATTTATCACTAAAACTATTATTTTAAAAATAAAATTTGCAAATGGAGAGTTGATTACTCGTTCTAAAACATTTACAATCCCAACTGATGATAAGCAAATTCTTTATGAGAGTATTGAAAATCTTTTTGAAAATATTAATATAAACTCTCCTATTAAATTACTTGGAGTTTCTTTTGGTAACTTAACAAAAAAATCTATTAGGCAATTAAGCTTTTTTTAG
- a CDS encoding toxin-antitoxin system YwqK family antitoxin produces MKLQKKVEQVGIFLYDYFIDELNRKQGVLKKYNLDKELCEELEYKDDYLNGKTLKYENGVAIFEGNYLLNKLDGKVKEYYKDGKLKSISNYSNGKLHGKKESYFENGKISTITYYNKDKLDGKKQKFYESGNLELEGYYAKNNMSRIWKWYDQDGKIVKEKEY; encoded by the coding sequence ATGAAATTACAAAAAAAAGTAGAACAGGTAGGAATCTTTTTATATGATTATTTTATTGATGAACTCAATAGAAAACAGGGAGTATTAAAAAAATATAATTTAGATAAAGAGCTCTGTGAAGAATTAGAGTATAAAGATGACTATTTAAATGGTAAAACATTAAAATATGAAAATGGAGTAGCAATCTTTGAAGGAAATTATCTTTTAAATAAATTAGATGGTAAAGTAAAAGAGTATTACAAAGATGGAAAATTAAAATCTATCTCCAATTACTCAAATGGAAAACTCCACGGAAAAAAAGAAAGCTATTTTGAAAATGGAAAAATATCCACTATCACATATTATAATAAAGATAAGTTAGATGGTAAAAAGCAAAAATTTTATGAAAGTGGAAATCTTGAACTTGAAGGTTACTATGCTAAAAATAATATGAGTAGAATATGGAAATGGTATGACCAAGATGGAAAAATAGTTAAAGAAAAAGAATATTAA
- a CDS encoding Rho termination factor N-terminal domain-containing protein encodes MIKYDNLFYILNGGDTYKFNKKLIAILGIELCALTTYLIERALNREEKDELTEDGYFTLTDTDICLYSGLEAVRLSKIKKLGIEKSIFETKKVEGVEGTFYKPNLEKIFELMMSEKSVSELSYERIFKEERADEKFTKESLEALTFRDLRILCKKLNISFNGRNRKEELIDKILRNQENSNLQIEF; translated from the coding sequence ATGATAAAATATGATAATCTTTTTTATATATTAAATGGTGGAGACACCTATAAATTTAATAAAAAATTAATAGCTATTTTAGGTATAGAGTTATGTGCTTTAACAACTTATTTAATAGAGAGAGCTTTAAATAGGGAAGAAAAAGATGAATTAACAGAAGATGGATATTTCACTCTTACAGATACTGATATATGCTTGTATTCTGGTTTAGAAGCTGTAAGATTATCAAAAATCAAAAAATTAGGTATAGAAAAGAGTATATTTGAAACTAAAAAAGTTGAAGGAGTAGAGGGAACTTTTTATAAACCTAATTTAGAAAAGATTTTTGAGCTTATGATGAGTGAAAAAAGTGTATCAGAACTTTCCTATGAAAGAATCTTTAAAGAGGAAAGAGCTGATGAAAAGTTTACTAAAGAAAGTTTAGAGGCTTTAACTTTTAGAGATTTAAGAATTTTGTGTAAAAAACTCAATATTTCTTTTAATGGAAGAAATAGAAAAGAGGAATTGATTGATAAAATTTTGAGAAATCAAGAAAATTCTAATTTACAAATAGAGTTTTAA
- a CDS encoding DUF2156 domain-containing protein: protein MEWKNLEIQDKEIVDEYTKGKFITCDYNFSNQILWSIGEKTKYKVEDNILLIKGIYENEEYYYMPIPKDESEEVLNTWKEKIKNIINENKRIILVPEYWKNLLEDTFILEERRESFDYIYNSQDLGTLKGRKYSKKKNRINNFNKLYSYTYETIDEKNICEVIKFQEEWCQNRECYSIPVLNNENIGIMHILHNFDKLDLIGAMIKIDGKVIAYSLGEVLNDEYAVIHIEKGLNNYIGSYQMINYLFAQNEFSKCKYINREDDFGDEGLREAKESYHPAFLIKKIRNSWN, encoded by the coding sequence ATGGAATGGAAAAATCTTGAAATTCAAGACAAAGAGATTGTAGACGAATATACCAAAGGAAAATTTATAACTTGTGATTATAATTTTTCAAATCAAATACTATGGAGTATAGGAGAAAAGACAAAGTATAAGGTAGAGGACAATATTCTTTTAATAAAAGGAATCTATGAAAATGAAGAGTATTATTATATGCCGATACCAAAAGATGAAAGTGAAGAGGTTTTAAATACTTGGAAAGAGAAGATAAAAAATATTATTAATGAAAATAAAAGAATAATATTAGTTCCTGAGTATTGGAAAAATCTATTAGAGGATACTTTTATTCTTGAGGAGAGAAGAGAGAGTTTTGATTATATATATAATTCACAAGATTTAGGAACTTTAAAGGGGAGAAAGTATTCAAAGAAAAAAAATAGAATTAATAATTTTAATAAACTTTACAGTTATACTTATGAAACTATTGATGAGAAGAATATATGTGAGGTTATTAAATTTCAAGAAGAGTGGTGTCAAAATAGAGAGTGTTATTCTATTCCTGTTTTAAATAATGAGAATATAGGAATTATGCATATTTTACATAACTTTGATAAGCTAGACTTAATAGGTGCAATGATAAAAATAGATGGAAAAGTTATAGCTTATTCTTTAGGAGAAGTATTGAATGATGAGTATGCCGTTATTCACATAGAAAAGGGATTAAATAATTATATAGGAAGTTATCAGATGATAAATTATCTGTTTGCTCAAAATGAATTTTCTAAATGTAAATATATAAATCGTGAAGATGATTTTGGGGATGAAGGATTGAGAGAAGCAAAGGAGTCATATCATCCTGCTTTTTTAATTAAAAAAATACGAAATAGTTGGAATTAA